The sequence AAGAACCCCCTGGGAGGCATCTCCTGGCAGTGCACAAGTACAGGATCCCACTGGGAAGGGCACACTCCAGTTTGGATCCCAGCTTGCTGCTGGATCTCCTCTTGGTGAGGTACATTAGCTCTTTTAGCCAGGCTGCTGGAAGATCCAGGCTTACTTCATTTTCCATCTCGGAGCTCGTTTCGTTCCCTCCTGAGCCAGAAGACAGTGTCCGCTCTTCTTGGTTTAAGTGATGGTGTTTTCATGTCCTTGCATGTGCAATGTCTCTGTTATATTGGGAGTTATCTCTTGCACTACAGGCTAATAAACAACTCTTATCTCGGTGAAAGTTAAACTGTTCCTCTCCCTTCTGTATTGCATCAGACTGTATGTTTGGCATCTATATGTGCCTAGCTCAGCACTTGCTGTGCATTTGAGTGAGATGTGATGGTGATTAATCCCTTAACCACatgcagaatttatttattagttTCTTAAGTTGGATTGTCGGCTTTTTTAAGTTGGGAAGATATAGTAGACAGGCAGGTATTTTGGACAGCTGGTAGGGACCCAAGTTTTCATTGCTCACACAAATgcataagaaatgaaaaatttaaccAGGTGCTTTGCCATCACGTAAAGGCTGAAGAAAGGCTTTAATACTTGACAGAGACTCTAGCTCTGTCACCTTGGATGCTGTAACATGACTTCAGGCTATAACATGTTTCATTATAAATGTTTTGTGACTGAGAGGGGAGAAATGAAGCCTGGGGGCAAAACTGAGGTGGGGGCTTCCCCAGAGGATGAATTAGCAGGGAGGTAGCTAAGGCAGGCTCTGGTGCTAGTGCAGCTGCTGGTTTGTGACCTGAGAGCAGCTGCCGGGAGGGAGGAGATCAGCCTCTTGCTCTGAAGGGGCTGGTGTGTCAGTTTGCCGTGCAGAGCATGTGTGGTTAATGTGAGCTGCTGCAAAcgctgctgccagctccagccacgGGTACGGAGCAAGCTGGGAGCATGGGGCAGGTGGCTTGGAAGGCTTTATTTCTATCGCTTTTTGAttacaaaacagagaaatacgTCATTGCGAAGAACAAGAAGGTGGGGGTTCTCTATCGAGTGGTGCAGCTCTCCATCCTGGCGTACCTGGTGGGGTAAGAATCACCCTGCGTTTCACGTACTGCTGCGGTTGTGTTTGCTTGCTGTGTTGTGATGAAGATGAATGTAGGATACTTGGCGTACAGTGACAGCTTGCTGTGCCTTAGGATTCGAATGCAGCTAGTTATACTTGTTTATACAGCTAGATTTTATAATGTCTAATAGATTATATCTGATTTTTCACCTGCTAGGGATTTCTGGATTTAGTTCTACCTTCCAGATTAAGGTCGGGTTAAAAATAGATCAAACGGCACTATGGCTTTGTACTGCATTATTTACgcctttatttctgtatttggtGGGCATAGTGCCAAACCTCAATACCTGACTCATTAGGAAGGATAGCATTTATGGCCATGGTTGCCCTGGGACAAACCTGGGTTGTCTGCGTGACATGCTCGAGCCTGAAGGGGAGCGAACCCAGCACAAAGCGGCAGATTTCTTTGCTGGAgtgggctgcagcagcgggGATTGAGGAGGCTGAGGCAGCACAAATGTCAGCTGCCATGCATTTATTTTGGAGCAGGGTGAGTTGGCATGGAGATGATAGCCAGAGCACTTCTCAGAAAAGGCCCAGTTCTGCAAGAGGCTGGTCACACTGACATGTAATGAGCACAGCAATACTCCTTGCAGCTTGCAGGCTCAGACCTGGAATTATCCAGCCTATGTGCTGTCTGTGTCATTGCTTCCTGAGTTTCTGAGGCTTTTCAGAATGTGATTCATAATTCTTTCCCCTCACTGTCTGTACTGAGTCCCTTCACCTTTCTCACACCTCATGTTTTCACTGATTAAATATAGCAGAGTCATTTTTATGTGCTGGGTTTATTTATAGAAAGAGGTACAGTTCCAGAGCCTGTGTTAGTTAGGACGGCAGAAATGAAGTCTCAGTGGTCTGGCATGTATTAGCTGCTAGAGGAGGAATCCTGTAGATAACATTGCTGAGGACATATCTCCCATCCCAGAGGGATAAGCATGACCGGTGACTGTGTGAGCGTTCAGAGACCGGCTGTTTTCTTTACTAGGCATCTATTGCCTCTGCACACCTTTGGCACTGTCACTGATGGTGCCTGCAGTGACTGCTTTGTGGCTGGGGGCTTACAGCTTATTGCAGACATGGTTAGTGTTAGTCTGATGACTGCTTGATTATGTACCCCTTGTACCTGCTTAGAGGCTGGCTCGGGGATTGTGATCACCTGATCATCAAACACCTCTGGATTGTTTCTTGCAAGCAGctgccattttttccccaattcactgcagaaaatgtaAGGGTCTGCTTTTGAGCCTTCCTGGGAGAGAAGAAGAGTGTTCTCAGGGAAAACGGGAAAGTAGGAAACTTCACAGTGGTGGGAAATTAGTCAGGTTTATCACCAGTAGCAGGTGAAGGGCAGCATTTATCAGTGCTGCTCAGCCGAGATGGATGCTTTCGCTTTCTGTAGTGCATTTTCCGTTTCAGTAGTGCACTCCAGGTCAGCGGGCTGCAAAggggagctgtgccagcagatGCAGCCTGCATCCCTCTGCCAAAACCTGCCCCGGCACCCGTAGCTTCTTCAAGGGTCTGGGTGATTTGTTGTCTTGGCAGGTGACTTGGGCAGTATTGCGGGGAAGCTGGAAGCATTTTGTTTATGCCAGAGAGGTTTTCACCTAGTGATACAAAGCTCTTGCTGCTTCCAGTGGGAAGAAGTAAGCAAAGCTTTTCCCTGGACTGCTTAGCGAGGCAGCAGCCCTTCCAGGTGTGCCAGTGAGAAGCCTGAAGCCCAGCGCAGAGGCCAGAGTGCAGTCAGGTTTGTTACCATCGCGCTGGCTTACAAAAGATCCTGTCTCCATCTGAGAGGATTCCCTACAGGTTGGTGGTAGTAATACTCAGGTGACCTGCAGGAGTTGCATCTCCCCAGCCGTGGTCTGTTGCTGGACCAGTAACCTAATGGCAGGCTGCGAAAGTGGGAGTCAGTTGCGTATTTGTGAAGCCAACCACGCTTCACTGCAACTTGCAAAAGCtgatattatttttcatcttgagGAAGACAgagccctcccctcccctcttcccactGAGGTTGCTGAGCGTAGCACAGGACAGGGAGGTGGAGGCTTTGGCTTTTCTTACCCCGTGAGCAGTTATTACACCTTTCCCTGCATGGGGGATCTTGGTCCTGACTTTTTCTCCAGTGCTGTAGGTAAGCACAGCTTATGTCAGAGAGTTTAGAATAAACTTGCAGTAGTAGTTGCAGAGAGCTTGGTGTCATTGACATGCTTTGATTCGCCCTTGAATGGTGTTTGGCCCTGGTGTAAATCTTCTCTGGTTAACTTGTTCCCTCACCCCACTTGCTAATGCTGCCACCTGATGTGTTCTTCACAGGTGGGTGTTTGTTGTCAAGAAAGGCTATCAGGACACAGACACGTCCCTCCAGAGCTCTGTCATCACCAAGCTGAAAGGGGTAGCCTTCACCAACACCTCGGAGCtgggggagaggctgtgggatgTTGCAGACTACGTCATCCCTCCGCAGGTTGGCATCACCCCGCTGCTGTTCTCTCTGCTGTTCAGCTAGAAAGACATCCTTCAGCGTGGTCACTGGTAGAAGGGCTGAAGTGACATATCCAGGTCCTTCCTGTGAATAAGCAGGAGGTGGGCTACAAGAAAGCAATGCTGTGCCTTCTCTTAGGTCCTTTCAGCAAACATCAAAGCAGCCTTGTCTCTCTTGCAAAGGTCTGTGATACTTGGCAAGCAGAACCTTGCAAGCAGAAGTCCTGTGGACTTCGGTGGGACTGCTCAGCTGAGCAAAGTATCTGCTTGCCTCTGTTCCTGGGCTGTGGCAGGCATGGACGGgggagatggaaagaaaatgtggtgCAGTTGAGGGTTGCTTGAAATGTGTCCGGCTAAATGTGCCTTGCTGCTTCCCTCACTTGGGCGAGGTGAGATGGCTGATGCATAAGGGGAGAAGCTGGCAGCAGACGTGGCCCAGCACCAGGCTGGAAGTTGCCGAGCTGTGCTCACCAGGGGCTGTTTGTGCTTTCCCTGCCAGCATCCACCGTGTGCATGGAAAGGTGCGAGGGGAAAATCGTGCCCCTGTGCTGATGGGGCAGAAAGCTGTAAATTGAACAATTTACTTGTCTGTACAAAGAATAACATTTCAcattcctcctgctgcagcccactcTTACTCAGACCTGTGGATCTGTGCTCTGTATCTCCACCAATTCCAGTGCAAAGCCTCAGTCCCAGGCTGACGtgtgctgtgcagcaggaagcCAGGCAGGTGTTTGCGGTGCCTCTTGTTCAAGCTGTGTGGAAGCCCTGGGACACTTAGCAGGTGGCTGGTGTGCACACCCAGAAATGAAATGGTGATGCTGACCTGTATTTTAACTGGTCAGATGTTTCTCCTGTGACTCAATGGCCCTGTTATTGGCTGTTGGCTTATTGGGAGGCCTTGTAGCATGCTGTGCTGAGTAAAGAtagccagctctgcctctgctgctgtgctctgcgACGCAGATGTCTGGGGTATGGCATCATGAAGCCAAATGAGACTGTTTAATAAGGCTACAACATTAAATCCAGCATTACTGCAGTCTCTCTGGTGTGCATCAGCCTTCAGCAACCACGGTGATGTTAGACCCGGGGCTCACAGCGAAGCTCAGCAACTTCAACTGAGCAACCTGGGGGTGCAAATGCAGACATCTCACAAGGTTTCCTGCTCCATGTGCTGATTACTGTTTGTCTGCTGAATGTCTCGGCTCAGCCATGAAATGCATTCTGCTTGGGTTTTTAGGAGTATCTGAACACCTGCTACCAGCACGTTAAGTGACTTGCTTTGCTAGCTGCTGCGTAATCTGTCTCATTTCACTGTGGAGGAAGAGTCCTGCGTTGTCCTGCTGGGTCTGGGTGGGCTGGTTTGCACGGAGAGACCTGGCTAGCGGAGCAGGAGGCAGTGAGGGCTGGGAGAAAccctttctcctccccagaGCAGTGGGCAGCAATCCTGAGCCCACCAGTGCAGCTGCTGACTGACTGTCCCTCCTGCTGGGGCAGGTGTAGCAATGTCCCAGGGTGCTGGTGGAGCGTGGGATAAATGCACCCCATGCGAAGCACAGCGAGGGAAGGAGAGTGAGCCAGGCGACTGCGAGAGCACTGAGCTCTGTTCTCATGGATGGAAACCGGAGATCTCTGGGTTTTGCCTGCAACAGGCAGGGCTGTGTGTTGGAAGGGGTTTTCTGAGAGACTCCGGAACAAACAGCATGTACTCAGTGTGCTGAAATTCACTCTGAGGGCTGCGAATGCCCTTGGACAGGGTGAACCAGTGGCACTTGGGGATTAAGCTTAATATAGAGCAGGGATTCACCTGGTGAATCCTTCACTTGTTGCTTTCTTGGGCTTGTTCTCCAACAGGTTTGCAGAAATGTCTTGTTTCCTGCTGTGGTTCAGAGCAGCTTTGTGGGGTCAGGGCTCCCGAGCTTGCTCCTGCTCGTGTGTTTTATCACCAGGTGCCTGCTCACGCACACAGCCGGTGTGACACACGGCGGGGCTGGACACACTGCTGGTTCCTGTTGtgggtgagggtttttttgtcccagGGCTGCCGTGCCTCACGCCAGGACCGTGGGCTGGCTCTGATGGTTATGTGTGCCCCCTCGGCACGGTGAGGGTCAGgctccccagtgctggggggcTGTCAGGAGACAACCCGTGTTTCTGTACTTGCTGCTTGGTGCTGACCCTCCTCCCTTGCCCACGTGCACACGGTATGGAGCAGAAATGGTAGAAGCACGTggtttattttgacattgatttCATTTCTGAGTGGGGAACCAGCCTCCACCCACAGTGCCATGGTaagctgctttctctcccttctcatTGACCGTAGAACTGCCTTCAGGCTTGTTTTCCCTGTGGTTTCCTTTGGTGGTTGGTTGTTAAGGGGAAACCATTAAGGGCAAAAGTTAACTGTTCTAACTTCTTGGTGAATGCAGGGAAGGGACCAAATGGAATCTATAAATGtgcaaagaaaggaaggcaCCAAAATGGGAGTCAGCCGTGCATATTGTGGCTTTGCCTAAATACAGAGGAAACACTACTTTGCTAGAAATAAGGACTTTAGGGATGAAAATGCAGTCAAGTCTCACCTTACATGTCTCAGACAGTCATCCCGACAGCTTGATAAAGGGATCTGCATGCTCTCTATTACAGCTGTGCtagaaatgctttgttttgttttatcacGTCCACAGTGTCGCCCTAAGTCTGCTCCTGCACTGTGCCCTGCTGCCTTGCTCCACGAGCTTGGGCTTgtagcagcacagctggggcgGCCAGCCTGATCCTGGCTCAGAACAAACACCTTGGCTCGGCAGTGGGACAGCGCCTTTGATCCCTGATCAGGCACCATGTCCTTATGGAAAAGGAGGACAAGTGcttgcccagcagccagcaagCAGAACCCCTTAAGTCAGAGACCCACCAACCTCGTCCAAACAAGTATCCAGACACAGGGTGCTGTTGTATCTCAGCCTGAAGAGCatcaggagggagggaggcgttgctgttctgcagagctgcagcctcctTCTAACAGGTACTTTAAGAGTAAATCAGGTTTTCTAACTCTTCCTGCCTTACTTTGTTTATTCTAGGGTGAAAATGTCTTCTTTGTCATGACGAATCTGATTGTGACCCCAAACCAGAGGCAAGCCACGTGTCCTGAGGTAGGAAGAACTGAGCCCCTTGGCTCCCAGACCCCTACAAAACTGGGGGTAAGAACTGACAGAGGACACCTGGGGAGCAACGACTACAGGAAGGATGAAAGGCGAacgtttttttttctgtagtgtaGTATTGCAGTTGTGAAAATCAGGCTGGTTACTGCAAACCTGGGAGATTCAGCTGCCTTAATTTCCAGAGGCACTGATCATGTAGAGGAGTTTTGCTGGCTTTAGTTGAAGGTGTTGGACATTGCCCAGCTGGGGATAAGACCAGAGCAGTGATTGCTCAGGGTCACAAGAAGCCATGGGAGAACAACTTTGAGGTGACTCAGCCTAGTTACAGGTAGAGGGGACTTTCTAAGAGTTTTCCATCCTGGGAAGAGCTGGACATTCAGGCTTTCGCTACCTTCAGGACATGGGAGGGTGCTTAGTACCTTCCAGAACGTGCCTGATGGACCAGAGGCACAAGTTCTTTCTGTGTTGTGTTGAATTGTCCTCTGTGGTTCAGAATGGGATGGAGCCTGGGGGAGGACGCTGGCTATCCAGGCAGTGTTGTCTCCACgcagcagaaattaattttccatataGCCGGGCGGCGAGCGCAGCGTGCTGGTTCAGGACACGGCTGTCCTCTAGTGGCTGCGTTAGCCGGCCGTGCAGCCGAGAGGGGGGTAACCTGGGGCTCGGAGAGCTTGCAGCTGAACTCAAAGGTGGGGTTATCTCTTCAGGTGAAGTACTGTGGGCTCCTGCCTGTTTTCAGTGAGTGCTCCGTGGTGTCAGGGTTTTTCCCCAGCCCGTCCCTCTCCAGACTGAGCAGAGCCCAAAAGCAGGGCGCTGCAGCTGAGCCATGGTGTCGCTGGTGGTGTGATACCGCTGAGCTATTTGCACAACCTACGGTTACCACTTCAGCTGCACGTTTAAACTATTCACCATCCTACAGAGAGCTCACCCCACATCAGCAGCTCTTTCTTACCCCTCTGAGTCCCGTGTCCTGTCACCGGTCTCACTTCTGCCCTCTTTCATTTCACAGAGCATCAGCATCCCCAACGCCCTGTGCTACAAGGACGAGGACTGCCTGGCAGGGAAAGCAGTGGTGGCTGGCAATGGTAAGAGAAGGgtccctcctcctgcactgtGGTAGAGTCATGTTGCTTCAGAGGCATCAGCCTGGTTACGGCTCCAGATATCTCTGATCACAGAGAGCGGCAAggactttcttttctttactgtcTTTTATTAAGATGATTGCCTTGCTTACAGCTCTGTGGTGGCTGGGCCAGAGCACCCCGGGCTGCTCGGAGAAGCAACAAGAGATTGGTTGTTCCAGCTGAGAGGCCCTTTcacagcagggaggagggctTAGGGTGGCAGTGAAAAGCATCTGATTTTCACGTGCCCTGTAGGCaaggagaggaggtggctgcTCTGTGTGACCTTTTTGGTgatgtctgtgctgcaggggtTAAAACTGGCCGTTGTGTGAAAGACGGGGACAGCATCAGAGGGACTTGTGAGATAATGGCCTGGTGCCCAGTGGAGAAAAGGTCCAAGCCCAAGTACGTGGCCATCCTATGCTATTTCCAAGCTTGGGTTGCTTGGCTTGCATGTTACTCAAGATGGTTCCTGGGTTCCTTCTGCTTGGACGCTTGCTTGAATGCTGGCTGTTCAAGTGCAGGAGGGAGCTCGGCATGGCCCCCTGGCAGGACAggccccctgctcccccctgctTCGCTCACTGGCTGTCCCAGGGCTGTTTCCAGCGCTCAGGGCTGTCCCTCATCCTGCGCGCTCCCTGCCAACTCCTTGCTGGCAGTGTGGGGAAAGCGGCGTGGCTGGCCTAGTGCCCCGGGGTGAAACCTAGCTGTTTCTAAAATGGCAATTCAAGCTCTAGCAAGTGGGCAGGGCACAAATGTAAAATAGATAACAAACTCTTCTTTTCCAGGAAACCACTTCTCGGCAGTGCAGAAAACTTCACTGTTTACATCAAGAACTCAATCCACTTCCCCAAGTTTAAGTTCTCCAAGTAAGTGCAGGTGCTTGGAGATCCCTCTGTCCTCTGCATCACAGCACCAGTAACCTCAGTTTGCTCCACTGTGCT comes from Falco naumanni isolate bFalNau1 chromosome 1, bFalNau1.pat, whole genome shotgun sequence and encodes:
- the P2RX5 gene encoding P2X purinoceptor 5 isoform X5 gives rise to the protein MGQVAWKALFLSLFDYKTEKYVIAKNKKVGVLYRVVQLSILAYLVGWVFVVKKGYQDTDTSLQSSVITKLKGVAFTNTSELGERLWDVADYVIPPQGENVFFVMTNLIVTPNQRQATCPESISIPNALCYKDEDCLAGKAVVAGNGVKTGRCVKDGDSIRGTCEIMAWCPVEKRSKPKKPLLGSAENFTVYIKNSIHFPKFKFSKMNVLATNNESYLKSCYYSKEHPYCPIFTLGNIVQWAGSDFQEMALEGGVIGIQIEWNCDLDKAPSECNPHYSFSRLDNKFAEKSVSSGYNFRFAKYYRDAEGVDYRTLIKAYGIRFDVMVNGKAGKFNIIPTIINVGSGLALMGAGAFFCDLVLLYLIKKSNFYRGKKYEEVKSSSRKSLSSPTLNGNQSPDQLGGL
- the P2RX5 gene encoding P2X purinoceptor 5 isoform X2 translates to MGQVAWKALFLSLFDYKTEKYVIAKNKKVGVLYRVVQLSILAYLVGWVFVVKKGYQDTDTSLQSSVITKLKGVAFTNTSELGERLWDVADYVIPPQVPAHAHSRCDTRRGWTHCWFLLWGENVFFVMTNLIVTPNQRQATCPESISIPNALCYKDEDCLAGKAVVAGNGVKTGRCVKDGDSIRGTCEIMAWCPVEKRSKPKKPLLGSAENFTVYIKNSIHFPKFKFSKMNVLATNNESYLKSCYYSKEHPYCPIFTLGNIVQWAGSDFQEMALEGGVIGIQIEWNCDLDKAPSECNPHYSFSRLDNKFAEKSVSSGYNFRFAKYYRDAEGVDYRTLIKAYGIRFDVMVNGKAGKFNIIPTIINVGSGLALMGAGAFFCDLVLLYLIKKSNFYRGKKYEEVKSSSRKSLSSPTLNGNQSPDQLGGL
- the P2RX5 gene encoding P2X purinoceptor 5 isoform X3; this translates as MGQVAWKALFLSLFDYKTEKYVIAKNKKVGVLYRVVQLSILAYLVGWVFVVKKGYQDTDTSLQSSVITKLKGVAFTNTSELGERLWDVADYVIPPQGENVFFVMTNLIVTPNQRQATCPEVGRTEPLGSQTPTKLGSISIPNALCYKDEDCLAGKAVVAGNGVKTGRCVKDGDSIRGTCEIMAWCPVEKRSKPKKPLLGSAENFTVYIKNSIHFPKFKFSKMNVLATNNESYLKSCYYSKEHPYCPIFTLGNIVQWAGSDFQEMALEGGVIGIQIEWNCDLDKAPSECNPHYSFSRLDNKFAEKSVSSGYNFRFAKYYRDAEGVDYRTLIKAYGIRFDVMVNGKAGKFNIIPTIINVGSGLALMGAGAFFCDLVLLYLIKKSNFYRGKKYEEVKSSSRKSLSSPTLNGNQSPDQLGGL